The Corallococcus caeni region CGTGCACGCGAAGTCGATGGGCTGGATGTGGATGTCCGCCCAGCCGCTCTCCTCCAGGATGTGGTGGACCCGGCTCGCGTCCGCGAAGGCGAACTGCCCCGGCGCGTCCGGCCGGCGGGCGGGGAGGTTCGGCAGGAACGGTGCCGCGGCGCGCTCGGCTGTCGTCATGAAAGGATTCTCCGAAGGACTCCGCCAGGCGATGAACCGGAGTCCGGCGCCAGCCTTCGCGGCACGCCGCAGGTTCGCGAAGGCCTGGACGGAGTCCTCGAAGAACATGACGCCGAAGCGCGACAGGATCATGTCGAAGCTCGCGGGCTCGAAGGTGTGGCGCTGCGCGTCCGCGCGGATGAAGCTTGCCGGAAGGCCCTCCCTTTCAGCGCGGGCCCGGGCGGCGGTGAGCATCGGCTCCGAGATGTCGATGCCGGTGCAGCGGCCCTCCGCGCCGAGCCGCCGGGCGAAGGCGAGGGTGGTGCTGCCCGTGCCGCAGCCGACGTCGAGCACCTGTCTCGCGGAGCCGGCGACGACCGCTTCGACGAGCAGGTCTTCCATCGGCTTGAACATCGAATCGAGCACCTCCTGCGTGTCGACCCAGGCGCGTCCGGCGGTCCCGTTCCAAAGCGCTGTCTGCTCATTCCCGGTCTGGCGAGTCTCATCCATGGTCGTCTCCTCCTGCTTGCCTTCAAGAACCGAAGGCCGCACTGTGCCAGTTCAAGTCGACTTGAGGTCAAGACGGTGAACGAACTGGACATCACGGAGGTCGCGCGGCGCTCCGGCGTTCCGGCCTCGACACTGCGGTTCTATGAAGAGAAGGGGTTGGTTGCTTCGGTGGGCAGGCGAGGTCTGCGCCGCCTGTTCGACGCTGGCGTGCTGGAGCGGCTGGCGTTGATCGCGATGGGGCGCGCCGCTGGCTTTTCGCTCGAGGAGATCGCGCTCATGTTCGCCCCGGACGGGCGGCCGCGCATCGACCGGCGGATGCTCCTGTCCAGGGCGGAGCAGCTGGACAGGACGATCCGCGAGCTGAGCGCGATGCGCGACGGCCTCCGGCACGCCGCTGCCTGTCCTGCGCCGAGCCACATGGAGTGCCCCACCTTCCGCCGGCTCCTGCGGGGCGCCGCGTCTGGCGCGAAGGGCGCGCGAAGCCGCAAGCGCCTGCCTCCCAGGTGAGCTTCGGAGGCCCACGCGGCCTGGACCCGGACGGGAGCGCGCGGCTCCCGGTCCGCGTCAGGTGTCAAAGCGGAAGGCGGTGTCCCGGGCCGAGGGCCGCTGCTCGAACTGCTGGCGGAAGCGGTTCAGCGCCACATAGGGGGCAATGGGCAACACGTCCCGGAACTCCAGGTGGGTCACGAGACAGTAGAGGGTGACCTCCAGGTAGCTCAGGTCCCGCTCGGGCGGGAGGGCGGCGAGCGCGGCGCTCGAGTGCTCCTCCAGCCACGCCATCATGTTGAGCAAGGACTTGCGCAGCTTGAGGGCATGGGTCGTCCCCTCGCCGCCGCCGGCCATCTTCTCCATGACCAGCGTCACCTCCGTCGCCATGGCTTGCAGGGTGAGCTCCTGCACGTTCGCGAGGAGCGGCACGTCCAGGTCCTCCGGCCACACCACGCGGGGCCTGGGATTGGACTGTCGCCACAGCTCCCGGGAGACATTGAGCGCGCCGAACCAGGCGCCTCGGGAAGTTTTCAGGACGGGGATCCGGAGCGCGGGGTTGCCGCCGTAGTCCGCCGGGTCGGTGGACAGCAGGTCCCGCAGCACCTGGAAGGAATGGTCGACGCGC contains the following coding sequences:
- a CDS encoding helix-turn-helix domain-containing protein; its protein translation is MNELDITEVARRSGVPASTLRFYEEKGLVASVGRRGLRRLFDAGVLERLALIAMGRAAGFSLEEIALMFAPDGRPRIDRRMLLSRAEQLDRTIRELSAMRDGLRHAAACPAPSHMECPTFRRLLRGAASGAKGARSRKRLPPR
- a CDS encoding class I SAM-dependent methyltransferase, with amino-acid sequence MDETRQTGNEQTALWNGTAGRAWVDTQEVLDSMFKPMEDLLVEAVVAGSARQVLDVGCGTGSTTLAFARRLGAEGRCTGIDISEPMLTAARARAEREGLPASFIRADAQRHTFEPASFDMILSRFGVMFFEDSVQAFANLRRAAKAGAGLRFIAWRSPSENPFMTTAERAAAPFLPNLPARRPDAPGQFAFADASRVHHILEESGWADIHIQPIDFACTLPEKELVHYLTRLGILGRVLHELDDRTRTQVIETVRAAFEPFVHGAEVRFTAACWSVAARAPAAP
- a CDS encoding glutathione S-transferase N-terminal domain-containing protein, which gives rise to MSALDRPVIIGRSSSHFTRIARLFAAELRVDHSFQVLRDLLSTDPADYGGNPALRIPVLKTSRGAWFGALNVSRELWRQSNPRPRVVWPEDLDVPLLANVQELTLQAMATEVTLVMEKMAGGGEGTTHALKLRKSLLNMMAWLEEHSSAALAALPPERDLSYLEVTLYCLVTHLEFRDVLPIAPYVALNRFRQQFEQRPSARDTAFRFDT